One segment of Panicum virgatum strain AP13 chromosome 1K, P.virgatum_v5, whole genome shotgun sequence DNA contains the following:
- the LOC120648845 gene encoding non-structural maintenance of chromosomes element 4 homolog A-like: MAGAQGESSGERQGPAERRMLRSRYLAMKNLISDERDEMARADSDKFTAIISQVESLHELVQKPREQIADAEALLDIASTLVTSVRSQSSEGITPSDFITALLNKFGQQGTSEDEAALLRWDDLGLSVSHAFRPVPGCCTMLGPMNTEVKQRKVVAGRKRTARPTENTCPEELADSSEEVKTDTDRNVLVIFDMLRRKKSARLENLILNRLSFAQTVENIFALSFLVKDGRVEINIDDNGHHIVRPRNAPSASAIVSGEVSYRHFVFRFDFKDWKLMKEVVAEGEELLPHRTSQNASCTEDNDQPNLEARAQRTPIRKLTRNRGLVLQEQVVEETPEENQTSKRRRLFRNQD, from the exons ATGGCGGGGGCGCAGGGGGagagcagcggcgagcggcaggGGCCCGCGGAGCGGCGGATGCTGCGGTCGCGGTACCTCGCCATGAAGAACCTCATCAGCG ATGAGCGGGATGAGATGGCCAGGGCGGATTCGGACAAGTTCACGGCCATCATCTCGCAGGTGGAGTCCCTGCACGAGCTCG TGCAGAAACCAAGGGAGCAAATAGCTGATGCAGAAGCTCTGCTTGACATTGCAAGCACTTTGGTAACTTCGGTGAGGTCCCAGTCAAGTGAAGGTATCACCCCTTCTGATTTCATAACAGCTCTGCTGAACAAATTTGGGCAGCAAGGGACCTCTGAGGATGAGGCTGCCTTGTTGCGCTGGGATGATCTTGGGCTTTCTGTTTCACATGCCTTTAGGCCTGTGCCTGGATGCTGTACCAT GCTTGGACCCATGAATACAGAAGTAAAACAGCGAAAGGTTGTGGCTGGTAGAAAACGGACTGCACGGCCAACAGAAAATACTTGTCCTGAAGAG CTTGCTGATTCTTCAGAGGAAGTAAAGACAGACACTGACAGGAATGTGTTAGTTATATTTGATATGTTGAGGCGGAAGAAGAGTGCAAGACTGGAAAACCTTATTTTGAACAGGCTTTCATTTGCTCAAAcagttgaaaatatttttgcactGTCTTTCTTAGTGAAAGATGGTAGGGTGGAAATAAATATAGATGATAATGGGCATCATATAGTAC GCCCAAGAAATGCACCTTCTGCTAGTGCCATAGTCTCTGGAGAAGTTTCCTACAGACATTTTGTTTTTAGGTTTGATTTCAAAGATTGGAAG CTTATGAAAGAAGTTGTTGCTGAGGGGGAAGAACTGTTGCCACACAGGACTTCCCAGAATGCTTCCTGCACAGAAGATAATGATCAGCCAAATCTGGAGGCACGTGCACAAAGAACTCCGATCAGAAAACTCACGCGGAACCGAGGCTTGGTCTTGCAAGAACAGGTTGTCGAGGAAACACCCGAGGAGAACCAAACCTCCAAGCGCAGGCGCCTTTTTAGAAACCAGGACTGA
- the LOC120648806 gene encoding citrate synthase 4, mitochondrial-like: MAFFRGLTAVSRLRSRVAQEASALGGVRWLQMQSASDLDLKSQLQELIPEQQDRLKKLKSEHGKVQLGNINVDMVLGGMRGMIGMLWETSLLDPEEGIRFRGLSIPECQQVLPTAVKGGEPLPEGLLWLLLTGKVPTKEQVDALSKELLARSSVPAHVYKAIDALPVTAHPMTQFTTGIMALQVESEFQKAYDKGLPKTKFWEPTYEDVLNLIARLPPVASYVYRRIFKDGKSIEADNSLDYAANFSHMLGFDNPKMLELMRLYITIHTDHEGGNVSAHTGHLVGSALSDPYLSFAAALNGLAGPLHGLANQEVLLWIKSVIEETGSDVTTDQLKDYVWKTLKSGKVVPGFGHGVLRKTDPRYSCQREFALKHLPEDPLFQLVSKLYEVVPPILTELGKVKNPWPNVDAHSGVLLNHFGLSEARYYTVLFGVSRSMGIGSQLIWDRALGLPLERPKSVTMEWLENYCKNKAA, encoded by the exons ATGGCGTTCTTCCGGGGCCTCACCGCGGTCTCGAGGCTGCGATCCCGCGTG GCGCAGGAGGCCAGCGCGCTGGGTGGTGTCAGATGGTTGCAGATGCAGAGCGCTTCCGATCTC GATCTCAAGTCCCAGTTGCAGGAACTGATTCCCGAACAACAG GATCGCCTAAAGAAGCTTAAATCAGAGCATGGAAAGGTCCAGCTTGGAAACATAAATGTAGATATG GTCCTTGGTGGAATGAGAGGGATGATTGGGATGCTTTGGGAAACATCACTACTTGACCCAGAGGAG GGCATTCGCTTTAGGGGCCTCTCAATTCCAGAGTGCCAGCAAGTGCTGCCAACGGCAGTTAAGGGTGGTGAGCCTTTGCCTGAGGGTCTCCTTTGGCTTCTTTTGACAGGAAAG GTTCCAACCAAAGAGCAAGTTGATGCCCTATCAAAGGAATTGCTGGCCCGTTCAAGTGTCCCAG CTCATGTCTATAAGGCAATAGATGCTCTCCCTGTAACTGCACACCCTATGACACAGTTTACCACTGGAATAATGGCTCTTCAG GTTGAGAGTGAATTTCAAAAGGCTTATGACAAAGGATTGCCAAAAACAAA GTTCTGGGAGCCTACTTATGAAGATGTCTTAAATTTGATTGCTCGGCTTCCACCAGTGGCTTCTTATGTTTACCGGAG GATTTTCAAGGACGGGAAATCAATAGAAGCTGATAATTCTCTGGATTATGCTGCGAATTTTTCACACATGCTTGGTTTTGACAATCCCAAAATGTTGGAGTTGATGCGCCTCTATATAACAATTCACAC TGATCATGAAGGCGGGAATGTCAGTGCACATACTGGTCATCTG GTTGGAAGTGCACTGTCCGATCCCTATCTTTCTTTTGCAGCGGCTCTGAATGGTTTAGCTGGGCCACTTCATGGTCTGGCTAATCAG GAAGTGCTTCTATGGATCAAATCTGTAATTGAGGAAACTGGGAGTGACGTTACAACAGATCAACTCAAAGACTATGTCTGGAAGACACTGAAGAGTGGAAAG GTTGTTCCTGGCTTTGGTCATGGTGTTCTGCGAAAGACAGACCCACGGTATTCATGTCAAAGGGAGTTCGCCCTAAAGCATTTGCCTGAGGATCCACTTTTCCAGTTG GTATCCAAGTTGTATGAAGTCGTGCCTCCAATCCTCACTGAGCTTGGCAAG GTGAAGAACCCATGGCCGAATGTTGATGCTCACAGTGGAGTTTTGCTTAACCACTTTGGACTATCTGAAGCACG GTATTACACAGTCTTGTTTGGTGTCTCAAGGAGCATGGGGATAGGATCTCAG CTCATCTGGGACCGTGCTCTTGGCCTACCACTGGAGAGGCCGAAGAGTGTCACCATGGAGTGGCTGGAAAACTACTGCAAGAACAAGGCTGCTTGA
- the LOC120648856 gene encoding leucine-rich repeat receptor protein kinase MSP1-like, whose amino-acid sequence MRGFCLLRRFDVTGESVPVLGRWVKSIALLDGISLLILFVCFIATSAFAESDINNLYALRHTVAESKGFLQDWFNSEAHPCNWTGITCEGRDSVVAIELPSVPLRVPFPLCITAFRSLGRLDLSRCDLSGMLPEALGDLQNLQYLDLSNNELTGPMPFSLYGLKMLKEIVIDRNRLSGQLSPAIAHLQNLTKLLISNNNISGELPPELGSLKNLEVLGFHQNRFNGSIPESFGNLTRLFHLDASKNNLTGSIFPGISALQNTQTLDFSSNSLVGPIPNEITRLKMLEHLSLGFNNFTGGIPKEIGNMKHLKELSLCQCNLSGTIPWSIGSLRSLMELDISGNYFDSELPASVGDLGNLTVLIARNAKLIGSIPKELGNCKKLTLLRLSFNSFTGCIPEELAGLEGIVHFEAEDNKLSGPIGDCIKKWGNVVSVNLANNKFNGSIRPTICEAKLLRSLDLHCNDLTGSIEEAFEGCKNLVHLDLQGNNFNGGIPEYLAELPLTILELSYNRFTGVLPGKLFESSTILEMNLNNNMLTGHIPDSIGKLHSLQMLKIGSNCLEGPIPQAVGALENLTEISLDGNRLSGSIPQELFNCRNLVMLNLSSNNLTGPIPRSISQLTSLTGLVLSHNQLSGSIPAEICGGFTNPTHPDSENVQHHGLLDLSFNVLTGRIPPAIKNCVILEVLHLQGNLLNGSIPAELGELKNIRIIDVSLNALDGPMFPWSAPLLTLQGLFLSNNHLNGIIPAEIGRILPNIAVLNLSSNAFMASLPPSLLCSKSLNHLDVSNNNLSGEIPLSCPGYDESLCSLVFFNASSNHLSGSLDGSILNFRQLSTLDIHNNSLTGSLPSVLSNLSYLNYLDLSKNDFSGSSPCGVCNIFGITFANFSGNRIGMHSLSDCGAPGICAPDSIEHKEGHPPHVILKAVTICAAVVIVILLVVYVGGKLSRKLSGRRPTLFEPLSSTEGLQLSSLQIIPPQALSS is encoded by the exons ATGAGGGGCTTTTGCCTGCTCCGTCGATTCGATGTCACGGGCGAGTCGGTGCCAGTGCTGGGGCGCTGGGTCAAGTCGATCGCATTGCTA GACGGAATCAGCTTATTGATCCTATTTGTCTGCTTCATTGCTACTTCTGCTTTCGCTGAATCTGATATAAACAATCTATATGCTCTGAGGCACACTGTCGCTGAATCAAAAGGCTTCCTTCAGGACTGGTTTAATTCAGAAGCTCATCCATGCAACTGGACGGGTATAACTTGTGAAGGACGAGATTCTGTTGTGGCCATAGAACTGCCGTCTGTGCCACTCCGTGTCCCTTTTCCGTTATGCATCACGGCATTCCGGTCACTTGGTCGCCTCGACCTAAGTAGGTGTGATTTATCTGGTATGCTTCCAGAAGCCTTGGGAGATTTGCAGAATCTCCAGTACCTGGACTTGAGCAATAACGAGCTTACTGGGCCCATGCCTTTCTCGTTATATGGTTTGAAGATGCTGAAGGAAATAGTGATAGACAGAAACAGATTGTCTGGACAATTGAGCCCTGCCATTGCTCATCTTCAGAACCTCACTAAGTTATTGATATCCAATAACAACATCTCTGGAGAACTTCCTCCGGAGCTGGGCAGTCTGAAGAACCTAGAGGTCCTGGGCTTTCACCAGAACAGATTCAATGGATCGATACCAGAATCTTTTGGCAACCTGACTCGGCTCTTCCACCTTGATGCAAGCAAGAATAACCTCACTGGATCAATATTTCCTGGAATAAGTGCATTGCAGAACACGCAGACACTTGATTTCTCTTCAAATAGTTTGGTGGGGCCAATACCTAATGAGATTACTCGTCTGAAAATGCTTGAGCATTTATCTTTGGGGTTCAACAATTTCACTGGAGGGATTCCAAAAGAGATTGGTAACATGAAGCACCTAAAGGAACTCTCTCTGTGTCAATGCAACTTATCAGGCACCATCCCTTGGTCAATTGGTAGCCTTAGAAGCTTAATGGAACTTGATATTTCAGGCAATTACTTTGATTCGGAACTCCCAGCGTCTGTTGGTGATCTGGGGAACCTAACCGTCCTGATTGCAAGGAATGCGAAGCTCATAGGGAGCATACCCAAAGAACTTGGTAACTGCAAGAAGCTTACTCTTCTACGTCTGTCGTTTAATAGCTTTACTGGCTGTATTCCTGAAGAGCTTGCAGGCTTAGAAGGTATTGTCCATTTTGAAGCAGAAGATAACAAACTGTCCGGTCCTATTGGTGATTGCATTAAAAAATGGGGAAATGTTGTTTCTGTAAACCTGGCAAACAACAAGTTCAATGGTTCTATACGTCCCACCATATGTGAAGCCAAGTTGCTGCGGTCACTCGACTTGCATTGTAACGATCTCACGGGGAGTATCGAGGAGGCATTCGAGGGATGCAAGAACCTGGTTCATCTGGATTTGCAAGGTAATAATTTCAATGGTGGGATACCCGAATACCTGGCTGAGCTACCGCTCACAATATTGGAGTTGTCTTACAACAGATTTACAGGAGTGTTGCCTGGCAAGTTGTTTGAATCATCAACCATTTTGGAAATGAACCTCAACAATAATATGCTTACTGGCCATATCCCTGACAGCATTGGTAAACTCCACAGCTTGCAGATGTTGAAAATCGGCAGTAACTGCTTGGAAGGACCTATCCCACAGGCAGTCGGTGCACTAGAGAATTTGACAGAAATATCTCTTGATGGGAATAGACTATCTGGGAGCATTCCGCAAGAGCTTTTCAACTGCAGAAACCTAGTCATGCTAAACCTGAGTTCTAATAATCTGACCGGGCCCATCCCGAGATCCATATCGCAGTTGACTTCGCTCACTGGCTTGGTTTTGTCTCACAACCAGCTCTCTGGTTCTATTCCTGCTGAGATATGTGGGGGATTCACGAACCCAACTCATCCTGACTCAGAGAATGTTCAACATCATGGCTTACTTGATCTCTCATTTAATGTGTTGACTGGTCGTATCCCACCAGCAATCAAGAATTGTGTTATTCTGGAGGTGCTACACCTGCAAGGTAACTTGCTGAATGGATCTATTCCTGCAGAGCTTGGTGAGCTGAAGAATATTAGAATTATTGATGTCTCTTTAAATGCATTAGACGGACCTATGTTTCCTTGGTCGGCACCATTGCTCACCTTGCAAGGCCTTTTTCTGTCTAATAACCATCTAAATGGCATTATTCCTGCTGAGATAGGCCGCATACTTCCCAACATTGCAGTTCTAAACTTGTCCAGTAATGCATTTATGGCTAGTCTACCCCCGTCTTTACTATGCAGCAAGAGCCTGAACCATTTGGATGTCAGTAACAACAACCTCTCTGGTGAAATCCCATTATCATGTCCTGGGTATGATGAATCCTTGTGCTCACTGGTCTTCTTCAATGCAAGCAGTAACCATTTATCAGGGAGCCTAGATGGGTCTATCTTAAATTTCAGACAATTGTCTACTCTTGATATCCACAACAATAGCCTCACTGGAAGCTTGCCATCTGTACTATCCAATCTCAGTTATCTGAACTATCTTGATCTCTCAAAGAATGATTTCAGTGGTTCCAGCCCTTGTGGTGTCTGCAACATATTTGGTATCACATTTGCCAACTTCTCTGGTAATCGAATTGGGATGCATAGCTTATCAGATTGTGGTGCTCCTGGCATCTGTGCTCCGGATAGTATCGAGCATAAGGAGGGTCATCCACCTCACGTTATTCTAAAAGCAGTGACCATTTGTGCCGCTGTTGTGATTGTCATTCTTCTGGTGGTGTATGTGGGAGGTAAGCTGTCAAGGAAGCTGTCAGGAAGGAGGCCTACACTCTTTGAACCTCTCAGTTCAACCGAAGGTCTACAATTGAGCTCGCTACAAATCATCCCACCTCAGGCGTTGAGCTCCTAG
- the LOC120648793 gene encoding F-box/LRR-repeat protein At4g14103-like: protein MSVPEPAERDRLSELPDDLLHLILRFLDTRQVVTELSFLSRRWRYLWATLPFITLRSGYNVSEKFGNLLLLLRDGSVPLRTFCLHSCHLNNFEYEDRWLRHALTRGLSVLELNLSCIYCFHLPECVFSCATLEEFNLLATTAMESIAPRSVCLPCLKKLHLHFVHFDDPSVAEKINSGCPALEDLSLSECSLGSFKISSDTLKILSITNCNSEELHVSAPNLCSLRLTVSGKVHLDGMPFLVSAWVYLCDGGVQYLAQSGYDLAAALCNAQHLELFRFNLFLQDITGSPALEGLSFCKLESLFIGEWWVADFYGPLAYFLQCAPNLVALTLDQWKLYQIHNGKTNLEALEKEPKVELKLVSALTRDLETLLIRLSKGDDIGEFRKVRRLLKEKTKPKETDSVVLDPFF, encoded by the exons ATGTCGGTACCAGAGCCCGCAGAGCGTGACCGGCTGAGCGAGCTGCCCGATGACCTCCTGCACCTCATCCTGCGCTTCCTGGACACGCGCCAAGTCGTCACCGAACTCAGCTTCCTGTCACGACGGTGGCGGTACCTGTGGGCGACCTTGCCCTTCATCACACTGCGGTCTGGCTACAACGTCTCTGAGAAGTTCGGGAACTTGCTGTTGCTGCTTCGTGATGGGAGCGTACCACTGCGCACGTTCTGCCTTCACAGCTGCCACTTGAATAACTTTGAGTACGAGGATAGGTGGCTCCGCCATGCCCTGACCCGTGGACTCTCTGTGCTGGAATTAAATCTCAGCTGCATTTACTGCTTCCATCTTCCTGAGTGTGTCTTCAGCTGCGCAACCCTTGAGGAGTTCAACCTGTTAGCCACCACAGCTATGGAGAGTATTGCGCCCAGGTCGGTCTGTCTCCCGTGCCTGAAGAAGCTGCACCTGCACTTTGTGCATTTTGATGATCCATCCGTGGCAGAGAAAATCAACTCTGGCTGTCCAGCACTTGAAGACTTGAGTTTATCCGAGTGCTCACTTGGTTCATTCAAGATATCATCTGACACTCTCAAGATTCTATCCATTACTAACTGCAATTCCGAGGAGCTTCATGTTTCTGCTCCTAACCTTTGTTCCCTGAGGTTAACTGTTTCCGGGAAAGTTCATCTTGATGGAATGCCATTTCTGGTGAGTGCATGGGTGTACCTTTGTGATGGAGGAGTTCAGTACCTTGCTCAGAGTGGATATGATCTCGCTGCAGCACTTTGCAATGCCCAGCATCTTGAGCTATTCAGATTTAATTTGTTTCTCCAG GATATAACGGGAAGTCCAGCTCTCGAAGGCCTATCATTTTGCAAATTGGAGAGCCTGTTTATTGGAGAATGGTGGGTCGCTGACTTTTATGGTCCATTAGCTTATTTTCTCCAGTGCGCTCCTAATTTGGTTGCTCTTACTCTGGACCAGTGGAAG TTGTATCAAATACATAATGGGAAGACCAATCTGGAGGCCCTGGAAAAGGAGCCAAAAGTTGAGCTGAAACTGGTGTCTGCTCTGACCAGAGACCTTGAGACGCTTCTGATCAGACTCTCGAAGGGTGATGACATTGGAGAATTCCGCAAAGTGAGGCGCTTGTTGAAGGAGAAGACAAAGCCTAAGGAGACAGATAGTGTGGTTTTAGACCCTTTTTTTTAG